In Isoptericola jiangsuensis, the following proteins share a genomic window:
- the narI gene encoding respiratory nitrate reductase subunit gamma encodes MDVTGDQIVLWVVVPYACLAIFVVGTLWRYRYDKFGWTTRSSELYEKRLLRLGSPLFHFGLLAVIAGHFVGLVIPKSWTEAAGVNEAAYHFLATWLGSVGALALVSGLVILIYRRRSTGPVFQATTRMDKTMYVALAASILSGAWATVHTQILAGGHGYDYRETVSPWFRTLFTLQPEPLLMAGVPLAFQVHVTVAMLLFALWPFTRLVHAFSAPVAYPFRPYIVYRSRDTTTRSGARTPRPGWEPPTTPRERR; translated from the coding sequence GTGGACGTGACCGGCGACCAGATCGTGCTGTGGGTCGTGGTGCCGTACGCCTGCCTGGCGATCTTCGTCGTCGGCACGCTGTGGCGGTACCGGTACGACAAGTTCGGCTGGACCACCCGCTCCAGCGAGCTGTACGAGAAGCGGCTGCTGCGGCTCGGCAGCCCCCTGTTCCACTTCGGCCTCCTGGCGGTGATCGCCGGGCACTTCGTGGGGCTGGTGATCCCCAAGTCGTGGACCGAGGCGGCGGGCGTGAACGAGGCCGCCTACCACTTCCTGGCGACCTGGCTCGGGTCGGTCGGCGCCCTCGCGCTCGTCTCCGGGCTGGTCATCCTCATCTACCGGCGCCGGTCGACCGGCCCGGTCTTCCAGGCCACGACGCGCATGGACAAGACGATGTACGTGGCGCTCGCCGCGTCGATCCTGTCGGGCGCCTGGGCGACCGTGCACACGCAGATCCTCGCGGGCGGCCACGGCTACGACTACCGCGAGACCGTCTCGCCGTGGTTCCGCACGCTGTTCACGCTCCAGCCGGAGCCGCTGCTCATGGCGGGCGTACCGCTGGCGTTCCAGGTGCACGTCACGGTCGCGATGCTGCTGTTCGCGCTGTGGCCCTTCACGCGGCTGGTGCACGCGTTCTCCGCACCCGTCGCATACCCGTTCCGGCCGTACATCGTGTACCGGTCGCGCGACACGACCACCCGCTCCGGCGCCCGGACCCCGCGGCCGGGCTGGGAACCGCCCACCACGCCCCGGGAGAGACGATGA
- the glp gene encoding gephyrin-like molybdotransferase Glp, which produces MTPRTIAEHRAAVLARVSPVPAGEVALDDPAVLGLALADDVVAATAVPGFDHAAMDGYAVRLADLPADGTPVTLPVLADVRPGRPADPATTGTGGAVRIMTGAPLPAGLDAVVPVERTSTGRFVAGGPSTERTVTLARQARDHVRRTASDVPPGALLAKAGAPVHAGVVAAAVAAGVTTVSVRRRPRVAVLSTGSELVPLGTGGPGTVPDSNSLMLAALVRAAGADVVRVGAVPDDAAALGSVLDRVTAPGGAVDLVVSSGGVSAGASDVVREVLATGVADAVDVAAVAMRPGRPQALATWHGVPWVAVPGNPVSAFVSTVLYVLPAVRRLAGLTDDPALAVPAATGWTSPAGAEQVLPVRLGPDGATPAGPGGHHLSALADADALAVVPANVDQVRPGDVLPVLRLPEPR; this is translated from the coding sequence GTGACCCCGCGCACCATCGCCGAGCACCGGGCCGCCGTCCTGGCCCGGGTGTCTCCCGTGCCCGCGGGCGAGGTCGCGCTCGACGACCCGGCCGTGCTCGGCCTCGCGCTCGCCGACGACGTGGTGGCCGCGACGGCCGTGCCCGGGTTCGACCACGCCGCGATGGACGGGTACGCCGTCCGGCTCGCCGACCTGCCCGCCGACGGCACGCCCGTCACCCTCCCGGTCCTCGCGGACGTCCGGCCGGGCCGCCCCGCCGACCCGGCGACGACCGGGACCGGGGGCGCCGTCCGCATCATGACCGGCGCGCCCCTGCCCGCCGGGCTCGACGCCGTCGTCCCCGTCGAGCGCACCTCCACCGGGCGGTTCGTCGCGGGGGGTCCGTCGACGGAACGCACCGTCACGCTCGCCCGGCAGGCGCGCGACCACGTGCGCCGCACCGCCTCCGACGTCCCGCCCGGCGCCCTGCTCGCCAAGGCGGGCGCCCCGGTCCACGCGGGCGTGGTCGCCGCGGCCGTCGCGGCCGGTGTCACCACCGTGTCCGTGCGGCGCCGTCCCCGCGTCGCGGTGCTCTCGACGGGGTCGGAGCTCGTTCCCCTCGGCACCGGCGGGCCCGGTACCGTGCCCGACTCCAACTCCCTCATGCTCGCCGCCCTGGTCCGTGCCGCAGGAGCCGACGTCGTCCGCGTCGGCGCCGTCCCCGACGACGCGGCCGCGCTCGGTTCGGTCCTCGACCGGGTCACGGCCCCCGGCGGCGCCGTGGACCTCGTCGTCTCCTCCGGCGGCGTCTCCGCCGGCGCGTCCGACGTCGTCCGGGAGGTGCTCGCCACCGGCGTCGCGGACGCCGTCGACGTGGCCGCCGTCGCGATGCGACCCGGCCGCCCGCAGGCCCTGGCCACCTGGCACGGCGTCCCCTGGGTCGCCGTGCCCGGCAACCCCGTCAGCGCCTTCGTCTCGACCGTGCTGTACGTCCTGCCGGCCGTCCGCCGGCTCGCCGGCCTCACCGACGACCCCGCCCTCGCCGTCCCCGCCGCCACCGGCTGGACCTCCCCCGCGGGCGCCGAGCAGGTCCTGCCCGTCCGGCTCGGACCGGACGGCGCCACCCCCGCCGGACCCGGCGGGCACCACCTGTCCGCGCTCGCCGACGCCGACGCCCTCGCCGTCGTCCCCGCGAACGTCGACCAGGTGCGACCCGGCGACGTGCTGCCCGTGCTGCGCCTCCCGGAGCCCCGATGA
- a CDS encoding DUF6457 domain-containing protein — MTEDTPTSLARWVGALESELGLPAGSVDVTEVLDLARDAAHRVARPAAPVTAYVVGYARGLAAAQGTAADDAADRAARLALAWEPTATEAP, encoded by the coding sequence ATGACCGAGGACACCCCCACCTCGCTCGCCCGCTGGGTGGGCGCCCTGGAGTCCGAGCTCGGCCTGCCGGCGGGCAGCGTCGACGTCACCGAGGTCCTCGACCTCGCCCGGGACGCCGCCCACCGCGTCGCCCGGCCCGCGGCACCCGTCACCGCCTACGTCGTCGGCTACGCGCGCGGCCTCGCCGCCGCGCAGGGCACCGCCGCCGACGACGCCGCGGACCGCGCCGCCCGCCTCGCGCTCGCCTGGGAGCCCACCGCCACGGAGGCGCCATGA
- the narJ gene encoding nitrate reductase molybdenum cofactor assembly chaperone, translating to MRLAFLPRPGVRAARLDTLDPVRLDDAARARAHMAASLLLAYPDDDTLAAAAEVRPAVAALPAPVRDRLDGLAATLLDGDQRALQADYVATFDLRRRCSMYLSYYAAGDTRRRGAALVRFVEAYRAAGFETTGTELPDYLPTVLELSACGGEVGARIAGALLDAHRDGIEVLRSALAALGSPWTAGIEAVCLTLAPVDAATAERIADLVASGPPAETVGLDGYGADAPGGRDLPWT from the coding sequence ATGAGGCTCGCGTTCCTGCCCCGGCCCGGCGTCCGCGCGGCCCGGCTCGACACGCTCGACCCGGTGCGCCTCGACGACGCCGCCCGGGCCCGCGCCCACATGGCGGCCTCCCTGCTGCTCGCCTACCCCGACGACGACACCCTGGCAGCCGCCGCCGAGGTGCGGCCCGCCGTGGCAGCGCTGCCCGCCCCGGTGCGGGACCGGCTGGACGGGCTCGCCGCGACGCTCCTGGACGGCGACCAGCGTGCCCTCCAGGCGGACTACGTGGCGACGTTCGACCTGCGACGGCGCTGCTCCATGTACCTGTCGTACTACGCGGCGGGCGACACCCGGCGCCGTGGCGCCGCCCTGGTGCGGTTCGTCGAGGCCTACCGCGCCGCCGGCTTCGAGACCACCGGCACCGAGCTGCCCGACTATCTGCCGACGGTCCTGGAGCTGTCGGCGTGCGGGGGCGAGGTCGGTGCCCGGATCGCGGGCGCCCTGCTGGACGCCCACCGGGACGGCATCGAGGTGCTGCGCTCGGCGCTCGCAGCGCTCGGCTCGCCGTGGACGGCGGGGATCGAGGCCGTGTGCCTCACCCTCGCGCCGGTGGACGCAGCGACGGCGGAACGGATCGCCGACCTGGTGGCCTCCGGACCCCCGGCGGAGACGGTCGGGCTGGACGGGTACGGGGCCGACGCCCCCGGAGGGAGGGACCTGCCGTGGACGTGA
- the narH gene encoding nitrate reductase subunit beta, with the protein MKVMAQMSMVMNLDKCIGCHTCSVTCKQAWTNRTGTEYVWFNNVETRPGLGYPRTYQDQERWHGGWRLTRSGRLTLRAGGRWRKLASIFFNPKLPDIHDYYEPWTYEYDMLLSAPAQEHTPVARPKSLLTGEDMAIRWSANWDDDLGGSTATVQGDPVLEHMGTHVATELEKTFMFYLPRICEHCLNPACVASCPSGAMYKRAEDGIVLVDQDQCRGWRMCVTGCPYKKVYFNHKTGKAEKCTLCYPRLEVGQPTVCSETCVGRLRYLGLVLYDADRVGEAAATPDEHDLYAAQRSVLLDPHDPEVVAAALRDGIPDDWVDAAQRSPVWRLIHDYEVALPLHPEYRTLPMVWYIPPLSPVVDVVASSGNDGEDGRTLFAAISQMRIPLEYLAGLFTAGDTGPVEKVLRRLAAMRAAMREVNLGHALPEDVPAAVGMSGDEIREMYRLLAVAKYDERYVIPTAHAEIAGELEEMACSLDYDGGPGMGGGGPFGSSSGQPTPVAVENFHALANRQTADSPYGPSTPGRVNLLNWDGNGRPDGLFPPGEESGTDDRRGTS; encoded by the coding sequence ATGAAGGTCATGGCGCAGATGTCGATGGTCATGAACCTCGACAAGTGCATCGGCTGCCACACGTGCTCGGTGACGTGCAAGCAGGCGTGGACGAACCGCACCGGCACGGAGTACGTGTGGTTCAACAACGTGGAGACCCGGCCCGGCCTCGGCTACCCGCGCACCTACCAGGACCAGGAGCGCTGGCACGGCGGGTGGCGGCTCACCCGGTCCGGGCGGCTGACGCTGCGGGCGGGCGGGCGCTGGCGCAAGCTCGCGTCGATCTTCTTCAACCCGAAGCTCCCCGACATCCACGACTACTACGAGCCGTGGACGTACGAGTACGACATGCTGCTGTCCGCCCCCGCGCAGGAGCACACGCCGGTCGCCCGGCCGAAGTCGCTCCTCACCGGCGAGGACATGGCCATCCGGTGGTCGGCGAACTGGGACGACGACCTCGGCGGGTCGACGGCCACCGTGCAGGGCGACCCGGTCCTGGAGCACATGGGCACGCACGTCGCCACGGAGCTCGAGAAGACGTTCATGTTCTACCTGCCGCGCATCTGCGAGCACTGCCTCAACCCGGCCTGCGTGGCCTCCTGCCCGTCGGGCGCGATGTACAAGCGGGCCGAGGACGGCATCGTGCTGGTGGACCAGGACCAGTGCCGCGGCTGGCGCATGTGCGTCACCGGCTGCCCCTACAAGAAGGTGTACTTCAACCACAAGACGGGCAAGGCCGAGAAGTGCACGCTCTGCTACCCGCGCCTCGAGGTCGGGCAGCCGACCGTCTGCTCCGAGACGTGCGTGGGACGCCTGCGCTACCTGGGGCTGGTCCTGTACGACGCGGACCGGGTCGGCGAGGCCGCGGCCACCCCCGACGAGCACGACCTGTACGCGGCGCAGCGGTCCGTGCTGCTCGACCCCCACGACCCCGAGGTCGTGGCCGCCGCCCTTCGTGACGGCATCCCGGACGACTGGGTCGACGCCGCGCAGCGCTCGCCGGTGTGGCGGCTCATCCACGACTACGAGGTGGCGTTGCCCCTGCACCCGGAGTACCGCACGCTGCCGATGGTCTGGTACATCCCGCCGCTGTCCCCGGTGGTGGACGTCGTGGCGTCCTCCGGCAACGACGGGGAGGACGGTCGCACCCTGTTCGCCGCGATCTCGCAGATGCGGATCCCGCTGGAGTACCTGGCGGGACTGTTCACGGCGGGCGACACCGGGCCGGTGGAGAAGGTGCTGCGGCGGCTCGCGGCGATGCGCGCCGCCATGCGTGAGGTCAACCTCGGCCACGCGCTGCCCGAGGACGTCCCGGCGGCCGTCGGCATGTCCGGCGACGAGATCCGGGAGATGTACCGGCTGCTGGCCGTCGCGAAGTACGACGAGCGGTACGTCATCCCCACGGCGCACGCCGAGATCGCGGGCGAGCTGGAGGAGATGGCCTGCTCTCTGGACTACGACGGCGGTCCCGGCATGGGCGGCGGCGGGCCGTTCGGGTCGTCGTCGGGGCAGCCCACACCGGTCGCGGTGGAGAACTTCCACGCGTTGGCGAACCGGCAGACCGCGGACTCGCCCTACGGCCCCTCCACCCCGGGACGGGTGAACCTGCTCAACTGGGACGGCAACGGCCGCCCCGACGGGCTGTTCCCGCCCGGCGAGGAGTCCGGCACCGACGACCGCCGGGGGACGTCATGA
- a CDS encoding MFS transporter — protein MTDAPLPPTTTSDPAVAAPPGATRQLVLATVGFAICFWAWALLSPLGNTYGDLYGLSDFEVSVLVAVPVIVGSLGRIPVGALTDRLGAKVVFPVAAAATIVPVLFVGLVADNLALLLVGGFFLGLGGTTFAIGVPFVNSWYPPARRGTAIGIFGAGMGGTAIAAFTTVPIRDTWGDAAPFWIVSAFLAAFALVSRVLLQESPWRVPPGPDAPGMLARTWATLKIPVTLELSWLYAVGFGGFVAFSVYLPTFLQNAYDLTPSDASFRTAGFVVLAVVMRPVGGTLSDRFGPVLVSLGCFAVVTIFASVVIFQPALVPGGTIAFLGMAAGLGASSGATFALVAKMAPADQVGAVTGVVGAAGGLGGFIPPLIMGAVYAGKGDYDLGFGLLALTGALTFLFTLGPVRRRVAAHDAS, from the coding sequence ATGACGGACGCACCGCTGCCCCCGACCACGACCTCCGACCCGGCCGTCGCCGCCCCTCCCGGAGCGACCCGCCAGCTCGTGCTGGCGACCGTCGGGTTCGCGATCTGCTTCTGGGCGTGGGCCCTGCTCAGCCCCCTGGGGAACACGTACGGCGACCTGTACGGCCTCTCCGACTTCGAGGTGTCGGTCCTCGTCGCCGTGCCGGTCATCGTCGGGTCCCTCGGCCGCATCCCCGTCGGGGCGCTGACCGACCGGCTCGGCGCGAAGGTGGTGTTCCCGGTCGCGGCGGCGGCGACCATCGTGCCCGTCCTGTTCGTGGGGCTCGTGGCCGACAACCTCGCGCTGCTGCTCGTCGGCGGGTTCTTCCTCGGCCTGGGCGGCACCACGTTCGCGATCGGTGTCCCGTTCGTCAACTCCTGGTACCCGCCGGCCCGACGCGGCACCGCGATCGGCATCTTCGGGGCAGGCATGGGCGGCACCGCGATCGCCGCATTCACGACCGTGCCGATCCGCGACACGTGGGGCGACGCGGCACCGTTCTGGATCGTGTCGGCGTTCCTTGCGGCGTTCGCGCTCGTGTCCAGGGTCCTGCTCCAGGAGTCGCCCTGGCGCGTCCCCCCGGGGCCGGACGCGCCCGGCATGCTGGCCCGCACGTGGGCGACGCTGAAGATCCCCGTGACGCTCGAGCTCTCCTGGCTGTACGCCGTGGGCTTCGGCGGCTTCGTCGCGTTCAGCGTCTACCTGCCGACGTTCCTGCAGAACGCCTACGACCTGACCCCCTCGGACGCATCGTTCCGCACGGCCGGGTTCGTCGTCCTCGCCGTCGTGATGCGGCCCGTGGGCGGCACTCTGTCCGACCGGTTCGGCCCGGTCCTGGTCTCCCTCGGGTGCTTCGCCGTCGTGACGATCTTCGCGTCCGTCGTCATCTTCCAGCCGGCTCTCGTCCCCGGCGGCACGATCGCGTTCCTCGGCATGGCCGCCGGGCTCGGCGCGTCGTCCGGCGCGACGTTCGCCCTGGTCGCCAAGATGGCGCCCGCCGACCAGGTGGGGGCCGTCACCGGCGTCGTCGGGGCCGCCGGCGGGTTGGGCGGCTTCATCCCGCCGCTCATCATGGGCGCCGTGTACGCCGGCAAGGGCGACTACGACCTCGGCTTCGGCCTGCTCGCCCTGACCGGCGCCCTGACGTTCCTGTTCACGCTCGGGCCGGTCCGGCGGCGGGTGGCGGCGCACGACGCGTCATGA
- the mobA gene encoding molybdenum cofactor guanylyltransferase → MRYDAIVLAGGRATRLGGTPKPGVVVGTRRLLDRALAACADAERTVVVGPAPEIGPVPPGVVVTCEDPPRGGPVAGTAAGLAALARDDRPAHVLLLAVDVPAAPAAVGPLVTAAAAHPDADGVHLSRAGRAQWLTGLYRTDALTAAATTLAVHGAPVRRLVAPLDLVEVDDPAGVSDDVDTWEDVTRLAARRTGRPEEATP, encoded by the coding sequence ATGAGGTACGACGCGATCGTGCTCGCCGGCGGCCGGGCCACCCGCCTGGGCGGCACCCCGAAGCCCGGCGTCGTCGTCGGGACGCGACGCCTGCTCGACCGCGCGCTCGCGGCCTGCGCGGACGCCGAACGGACCGTCGTCGTCGGGCCCGCGCCCGAGATCGGGCCCGTCCCGCCCGGCGTGGTCGTGACGTGCGAGGACCCGCCCCGCGGCGGCCCCGTCGCCGGGACGGCCGCCGGCCTGGCCGCGCTCGCCCGCGACGACCGGCCCGCGCACGTCCTCCTCCTCGCCGTCGACGTGCCCGCCGCACCCGCCGCCGTCGGGCCCCTCGTCACCGCGGCCGCCGCCCACCCGGACGCCGACGGCGTCCACCTCAGCCGCGCCGGGCGGGCGCAGTGGCTCACCGGCCTCTACCGCACCGACGCCCTCACGGCGGCCGCCACGACCCTCGCCGTGCACGGCGCCCCGGTCCGCCGCCTCGTCGCCCCGCTCGACCTCGTGGAGGTCGACGACCCCGCCGGGGTGAGCGACGACGTCGACACCTGGGAGGATGTCACCAGGCTCGCCGCCCGCCGCACCGGCCGACCCGAGGAGGCCACACCATGA
- a CDS encoding nitrate reductase subunit alpha, whose translation MSHRTQAPPSAPAGDGKDPLLRLGRHLRRGETSEDLRQLFLHGGREGDVFYRDRWSHDKVVRSTHGVNCTGSCSWKVYVKDGIITWETQQTDYPSVGPDSPEYEPRGCPRGAAFSWYTYSPTRVRYPYVRGVLLAAYRAAKAEVGGDPVLAWERVTSDPEVSARYKAARGRGGLVRATWDEVSELVAAAHVHTIKRWGPDRIAGFSPIPAMSMVSHGVGARFVQMLGGTMLSFYDWYADLPVASPQVFGDQTDVPESADWWNSSYLVLWGSNVPVTRTPDAHFMAEARYRGTKVVTVNPDFNDATKFADEWMAPHPGTDGALALAMGHVVLREFLVERRTAPFEAYLKRFADAPFLVRLDAADDGAYTPGKFLTAADLTDDVLPGASTMANNHFKTVLLDADGTPVVPNGTLGHRYGDADEGLWNLDLGDVDPVLSVADVGGVVAGEAGVAGDHDRESRGSAATDSFERAGSPATPGAASPRTVELLLPRFDLVPEDADDEAAHLGGAGVVRRGVPVREVGGHLVTTVFDLLLAQYAVARPGLDLPGEWPTGYDDASTPGTPAWQEELTGVPAPQAERIGREFAQNALDSGGRSMIIMGAGTNQWFHGDATYRAFLTLTTVTGCQGVNGGGWAHYVGQEKCRPVTGWAQYAGGLDWVRPPRQTIGTGFLYLATDQWRYDGLPADALASPLAKGVLAGRTTADALVESVQRGWMPAYPTFDRNPLDLVDEARAAGKEPAQHVVDELKAGNLRFAVEDPDAPENFPRVLNVWRSNILGSSAKGNEYFLKHLLGAESAVRAEESGPDRRPRSMVWRDEAPRGKLDLLVTADFRMTSTTLYSDVVLPAATWYEKHDLSSTDMHPYLHSFSPAIDPPWQCRTDFAMFHTIAKDVSRLAETHLGVRHDLVASPLAHDTPDELAMPHGTVPDPGVPVTERELVPGVTMPKLAVVERDYPAFAARMASLGPLTDSVGMMTKGVKFTPDAEVQSLGRRNGTVATGPTAGRPKIETDVQACEVILTLSGTSNGRLAVQGFEHLERRTGRELAHLARDEQGKLVTFSDTQARPVPVVTSPEWSGSEHGGRRYTAFAVNVDHLKPWHTLTGRQHFYLDHDWMVELGEQLPVYRPPLDMHRLFGDSPVPGTVGEADGHATVAVRYLTPHSKWSIHSEYQDNLFMLSLSRGGPNIWMSPADAAKIGVEDNEWIEAVNRNGVVVARAVVSHRMPEGTVYMYHATERTVDVPLTETSGQRGGIHNSLTRILLKPTHLAGGYAQLTYAFNYIGPTGNQRDEITTIRRRSQEVRYS comes from the coding sequence ATGTCGCACCGCACGCAGGCACCTCCGTCCGCACCTGCCGGGGACGGCAAGGACCCCTTGCTGCGGCTGGGCCGCCACCTGCGGCGCGGGGAGACGAGCGAGGACCTGCGCCAGCTGTTCCTGCACGGCGGACGTGAGGGTGACGTGTTCTACCGGGACCGGTGGTCGCACGACAAGGTCGTCCGGTCGACGCACGGCGTGAACTGCACGGGTTCGTGCTCGTGGAAGGTGTACGTCAAGGACGGCATCATCACGTGGGAGACGCAGCAGACGGACTACCCGTCGGTGGGTCCCGACTCCCCGGAGTACGAGCCGCGTGGCTGTCCCCGCGGTGCGGCGTTCTCCTGGTACACCTACTCCCCCACCCGGGTGCGCTACCCGTACGTGCGCGGCGTCCTGCTGGCGGCGTACCGCGCCGCGAAGGCGGAGGTGGGCGGCGACCCGGTGCTCGCGTGGGAGCGGGTGACGTCCGACCCCGAGGTGTCCGCCCGCTACAAGGCCGCCCGCGGACGCGGGGGCCTGGTGCGCGCCACGTGGGACGAGGTGTCCGAGCTGGTCGCGGCGGCGCACGTCCACACCATCAAGCGGTGGGGCCCCGACCGGATCGCCGGGTTCTCCCCCATCCCCGCGATGTCCATGGTGTCGCACGGCGTCGGCGCGCGGTTCGTGCAGATGCTCGGCGGCACCATGCTGTCGTTCTACGACTGGTACGCCGACCTGCCCGTCGCGAGCCCGCAGGTGTTCGGCGACCAGACCGACGTCCCCGAGTCGGCGGACTGGTGGAACTCGTCCTACCTCGTCCTGTGGGGCTCCAACGTGCCCGTCACCCGCACCCCGGACGCCCACTTCATGGCGGAGGCGCGCTACCGCGGCACCAAGGTCGTCACCGTCAACCCGGACTTCAACGACGCCACGAAGTTCGCCGACGAGTGGATGGCGCCGCACCCCGGCACCGACGGCGCCCTCGCCCTGGCGATGGGGCACGTCGTGCTGCGCGAGTTCCTCGTCGAGCGGCGTACGGCCCCGTTCGAGGCGTACCTCAAGCGGTTCGCGGACGCCCCGTTCCTCGTCCGCCTCGACGCGGCCGACGACGGCGCGTACACCCCCGGCAAGTTCCTCACCGCCGCCGACCTGACGGACGACGTCCTGCCGGGCGCGTCGACGATGGCGAACAACCACTTCAAGACTGTCCTGCTCGACGCGGACGGCACGCCCGTCGTCCCGAACGGCACGCTCGGACACCGCTACGGCGACGCCGACGAGGGCCTCTGGAACCTGGACCTCGGCGACGTCGACCCGGTGCTGTCCGTGGCGGACGTCGGCGGGGTGGTCGCGGGCGAGGCCGGGGTGGCGGGGGACCATGACCGCGAGAGCAGAGGGAGCGCAGCGACCGATTCATTCGAGCGGGCGGGGTCCCCCGCCACCCCGGGCGCTGCCTCGCCCCGCACCGTCGAGCTCCTGCTGCCCCGCTTCGACCTCGTCCCCGAGGACGCCGACGACGAGGCGGCGCACCTGGGCGGCGCGGGCGTGGTGCGGCGCGGGGTGCCGGTGCGGGAGGTCGGCGGGCACCTCGTCACGACGGTGTTCGACCTGCTGCTCGCGCAGTACGCGGTGGCGCGCCCCGGCCTGGACCTGCCGGGCGAGTGGCCCACCGGCTACGACGACGCGAGCACGCCGGGCACGCCGGCGTGGCAGGAGGAGCTGACGGGCGTCCCGGCGCCGCAGGCGGAGCGGATCGGGCGGGAGTTCGCGCAGAACGCCCTGGACTCCGGTGGCCGCTCGATGATCATCATGGGCGCGGGCACGAACCAGTGGTTCCACGGCGACGCGACGTACCGGGCGTTCCTCACGCTGACGACGGTGACGGGCTGCCAGGGCGTCAACGGCGGCGGCTGGGCGCACTACGTCGGGCAGGAGAAGTGCCGCCCGGTGACGGGGTGGGCGCAGTACGCGGGCGGGCTGGACTGGGTGCGTCCGCCGCGGCAGACGATCGGCACGGGGTTCCTCTACCTGGCCACCGACCAGTGGCGGTACGACGGCCTGCCCGCGGACGCGCTGGCGTCCCCGCTGGCGAAGGGGGTGCTGGCGGGCCGCACGACCGCCGACGCCCTCGTGGAGTCCGTGCAGCGCGGGTGGATGCCCGCGTACCCGACGTTCGACCGCAACCCGCTGGACCTCGTGGACGAGGCGCGGGCCGCGGGCAAGGAGCCGGCTCAGCACGTGGTGGACGAGCTGAAGGCCGGGAACCTGCGGTTCGCGGTCGAGGACCCGGACGCCCCGGAGAACTTCCCGCGGGTGCTCAACGTGTGGCGGTCCAACATCCTCGGGTCGTCGGCGAAGGGCAACGAGTACTTCCTCAAGCACCTGCTCGGCGCGGAGTCCGCGGTGCGGGCCGAGGAGTCGGGCCCGGACCGGCGGCCGCGGTCGATGGTGTGGCGCGACGAGGCGCCGCGCGGCAAGCTCGACCTGCTCGTCACCGCCGACTTCCGCATGACGAGCACGACGCTGTACTCCGACGTCGTCCTCCCTGCGGCGACCTGGTACGAGAAGCACGACCTGTCCTCCACGGACATGCACCCGTACCTGCACTCGTTCAGCCCGGCGATCGACCCGCCGTGGCAGTGCCGCACCGACTTCGCGATGTTCCACACCATCGCCAAGGACGTCTCGCGGCTCGCGGAGACGCACCTGGGGGTGCGGCACGACCTGGTGGCGTCCCCGCTGGCGCACGACACCCCCGACGAGCTCGCGATGCCGCACGGCACGGTGCCGGACCCCGGGGTGCCCGTCACCGAGCGGGAGCTGGTCCCCGGCGTCACGATGCCGAAGCTGGCCGTGGTGGAGCGGGACTACCCGGCGTTCGCCGCCCGGATGGCGTCGCTCGGGCCGCTCACCGACTCGGTCGGCATGATGACCAAGGGCGTGAAGTTCACCCCCGACGCCGAGGTGCAGTCGCTCGGCCGGCGCAACGGCACGGTCGCGACCGGCCCGACGGCGGGCCGCCCGAAGATCGAGACGGACGTCCAGGCGTGCGAGGTCATCCTCACCCTGTCCGGCACGTCCAACGGGCGCCTCGCCGTCCAAGGGTTCGAGCACCTGGAGCGGCGCACCGGTCGCGAGCTCGCGCACCTGGCCCGCGACGAGCAGGGCAAGCTCGTGACGTTCTCCGACACGCAGGCCCGCCCCGTCCCCGTCGTCACGTCGCCCGAGTGGAGCGGGTCGGAGCACGGCGGCCGCCGGTACACGGCCTTCGCGGTCAACGTCGACCACCTCAAGCCGTGGCACACCCTCACCGGCCGTCAGCACTTCTACCTCGACCACGACTGGATGGTCGAGCTGGGCGAGCAGCTCCCCGTCTACCGCCCGCCGCTGGACATGCACCGCCTGTTCGGCGACTCCCCCGTGCCCGGCACGGTGGGCGAGGCGGACGGGCACGCCACCGTCGCGGTGCGCTACCTCACCCCGCACTCCAAGTGGTCCATCCACTCGGAGTACCAGGACAACCTGTTCATGCTGTCGCTGTCGCGCGGCGGACCGAACATCTGGATGAGTCCCGCCGACGCGGCGAAGATCGGCGTCGAGGACAACGAGTGGATCGAGGCGGTGAACCGCAACGGCGTCGTCGTGGCCCGCGCGGTCGTGTCGCACCGCATGCCGGAGGGCACGGTGTACATGTACCACGCGACCGAGCGCACGGTGGACGTGCCGCTGACGGAGACCTCCGGGCAGCGCGGCGGCATCCACAACTCCCTGACGCGCATCCTGCTCAAGCCCACCCACCTGGCCGGCGGCTACGCGCAGCTCACGTACGCGTTCAACTACATCGGCCCGACCGGCAACCAGCGCGACGAGATCACGACGATCCGGCGGCGCTCGCAGGAGGTGCGGTACTCGTGA